A genome region from Schistocerca nitens isolate TAMUIC-IGC-003100 chromosome 4, iqSchNite1.1, whole genome shotgun sequence includes the following:
- the LOC126253581 gene encoding cuticle protein 18.7-like yields the protein MKALLILSSVVAMALAKPGYLGLGYHHAYLGAPLVVGDAPDVAAAKAAHLSIQAAEAARNTLGVPAASVVPADEPHVAVAKAAHLATQAAEAARNSLGVPVVPAPITADAPDVAAAKAAHLSIQAAEAARNTLGLPAVAAPAVVAARGYYGYPVGGYANIVIGPQGVPLDTPEVAAAKAANAVAHAEAAARAAASPVDPASGLPVAAYYAYAAGVPAAYRVHYDGTLLTPEGVPVDTPAVAAGKVADAVAHLQAKAALLG from the exons ATGAAGGCCCTG TTGATCCTGAGCTCCGTTGTGGCGATGGCGCTGGCCAAGCCCGGCTACCTGGGCCTGGGCTACCACCACGCCTACCTGGGGGCGCCGCTGGTGGTGGGCGACGCGCCCGACGTGGCCGCAGCCAAGGCGGCGCACCTCAGCATccaggcggcggaggcggcgcgcaACACGCTGGGCGTGCCCGCGGCGTCCGTGGTGCCCGCCGACGAGCCGCACGTCGCCGTCGCCAAGGCGGCGCACCTGGCCACGCAGGCGGCCGAGGCGGCGCGCAACTCCCTGGGCGTGCCCGTGGTGCCCGCGCCCATCACTGCCGACGCGCCCGACGTGGCCGCCGCCAAGGCCGCGCACCTCAGCATCCAGGCCGCCGAGGCGGCGCGCAACACGCTCGGCCTCCCCGCCGTCGCCGCCCCCGCAGTCGTCGCCGCCCGCGGCTACTACGGCTACCCCGTCGGCGGGTACGCCAACATCGTCATCGGACCCCAAGGTGTCCCCCTGGACACTCCTGAG GTGGCTGCCGCCAAGGCCGCCAACGCCGTGGCGCACGCCGAGGCCGCCGCccgcgccgccgcctcccccgtGGACCCTGCGTCCGGGCTGCCCGTGGCCGCCTACTACGCCTACGCGGCCGGCGTGCCCGCCGCCTACCGCGTGCACTACGACGGCACCCTGCTCACCCCCGAGGGCGTGCCCGTTGACACCCCCGCCGTGGCCGCCGGCAAGGTCGCCGACGCCGTCGCCCACCTGCAGGCCAAGGCCGCGCTCCTCGGCTGA